The Bacteroidales bacterium DNA segment TGGCAAAGGAAATTTTCAGAATACATCCAGAAGTAAATCAAATATTGTGGGGAGGAAATTTTTGGACAAGTGGATATTATGCAAATACTGTAGGGCAGTATGGGAATGAGGAAGTAATAAAAAAATATTTGCGAGAACAAGGAAAGGGAAAGGAATATAAACAATTATATCGTGGGCAATTAAAACTGTTTGATGTTTAGAAAGACGTATGTAAATTGCACTGATACCTCGAGGCTCTGCCTCGGGGTCATTCATTTAATATATGGTTCATTTTCTGTCATAATGTTGCATCCACACAGTGTTGCTATTTAAATAATCCGCAATTGTTATTTTAAATATTTTTTACTTTTGTAATTGTTAAAATCAATTTTTAAATCTTTAATTTTTTAATAACAAAAAAATGTCAAACAACGAAGAACTATTCAAGAAGATAATTTCACATTGCAAAGAATACGGATTTATTTTTCCATCGAGTGATATTTATGATGGACTTAGTGCTGTTTACGACTACGGTCAGTATGGTGTGGAACTTAAAAATAATATAAAAAATTATTGGTGGAAAGCAATGGTTCAGTATAATGAAAACATTGTAGGCATTGATTCTGCAATTTTCATGCATCCTACAATCTGGAAAGCTTCTGGACACGTGGATGCTTTTAACGACCCGATGCTAGATAATAAAGATTCGAAGAAACGCTATCGTGCCGATGTTTTAATTGAAGATTATATTGCAAAAATTGAAGAAAAAATTAATAAGGAAGTAACAAAAGCTGCAGCAAAATTTGGTGATGCCTTTAACGAAGAGCAGTACAGAACAACAAACCAAAGAGTAATAGATTATCAAACTAAAATTGATTCGATTAAAAAAAGATTTTATGTGTCGCTTGAGAAAAGCGATTTTGCCGATGTGAAAAAAATAATTGAAGAACTTGAAATTGTTTGTCCGGTTTCAGGAACTAAGAATTGGACTGATGTTCGTCAATTCAATCTTATGTTTTCAACACAAATGGGCTCAACAGGCGAAGGCGCAGATACAATTTATCTTCGTCCCGAAACTGCGCAGGGAATATTTGTTAATTATATAAACGTATTAAAATCGGGGAGAGTAAAGATACCTTTTGGTATTGCACAAATCGGAAAAGCATTCAGGAATGAAATTGTAGCACGTCAGTTTATTTTTCGTATGCGCGAGTTTGAACAAATGGAAATGCAATTCTTTGTTAAACCAGGTGAAGAACTTGAATGGTTTAAATACTGGAAAGAGAAAAGATTGAAATGGCATCTTTCATTAGGAATTCCCGAAACAAAATATCGTTTTCATGACCACGAAAAATTATCGCACTATGCAAATGCTGCGACAGATATTGAATTTGAATTTCCATTCGGATTTAAAGAACTTGAAGGAATTCATTCGCGTACTGATTTTGATTTATCGGCACATCAGAAGTTTTCAGGAAAAAAACTTCAGTTCTTCGACCCCGAAACAAATGAAAGCTATGTTCCCTTTGTAGTTGAAACATCAATCGGACTTGACAGAACTTTTCTTGCAATTATGAGCTATGCATATAATGAGGAAACGCTTGAAGATGGCACAACACGTGTGGTATTGAAAATTCCGCCAATACTTGCACCAATAAAATTGGCTGTTCTGCCGCTTGTAAAAAAAGATGGATTGCCTGAAAAAGCACGCGAAATAATGGATGTACTGAAATATAATTTCATGTGTCAGTACGATGAAAAAGATGCAATAGGCAGAC contains these protein-coding regions:
- a CDS encoding transposase; protein product: AKEIFRIHPEVNQILWGGNFWTSGYYANTVGQYGNEEVIKKYLREQGKGKEYKQLYRGQLKLFDV
- a CDS encoding glycine--tRNA ligase, producing the protein MSNNEELFKKIISHCKEYGFIFPSSDIYDGLSAVYDYGQYGVELKNNIKNYWWKAMVQYNENIVGIDSAIFMHPTIWKASGHVDAFNDPMLDNKDSKKRYRADVLIEDYIAKIEEKINKEVTKAAAKFGDAFNEEQYRTTNQRVIDYQTKIDSIKKRFYVSLEKSDFADVKKIIEELEIVCPVSGTKNWTDVRQFNLMFSTQMGSTGEGADTIYLRPETAQGIFVNYINVLKSGRVKIPFGIAQIGKAFRNEIVARQFIFRMREFEQMEMQFFVKPGEELEWFKYWKEKRLKWHLSLGIPETKYRFHDHEKLSHYANAATDIEFEFPFGFKELEGIHSRTDFDLSAHQKFSGKKLQFFDPETNESYVPFVVETSIGLDRTFLAIMSYAYNEETLEDGTTRVVLKIPPILAPIKLAVLPLVKKDGLPEKAREIMDVLKYNFMCQYDEKDAIGRRYRRQDAIGTPYCITIDHQSLHDNTVTIRYRDSMLQDRIAIEKISEIVSEKLNLKCL